One part of the Dyadobacter sp. 676 genome encodes these proteins:
- the dinB gene encoding DNA polymerase IV, producing MQETPHTKPIRKIIHIDMDAFYASVEQRDFPEYRGKPIAVGGSPTGRGVVATASYEARKFGVRSAMPSRQAVQLCPQIIFVHPRFDVYKAVSRSIREIFSRYTDLIEPLSLDEAYLDVTEDKMGIGSAMEIARRIKQSIREELNLTASAGVSVNKFVAKIASDINKPDGLTFIGPSRIERFMDQLPVEKFHGVGKVTADKMKGMQLFTGADLKKLSEDELVNLFGKTGHFFYRIVRGIDEREVQTHRETKSLGAEDTFTYDLDTLDEMFKELDRIGVTVVNRLKRNQLKGRTVTLKVKFSDFTQITRAHSFPHPVSDLDTITDTAKQLLEKLDLRGKPVRLLGISLSNFHEPEVKSRKYKDPEQLELFPFGL from the coding sequence ATGCAGGAGACGCCCCATACCAAACCCATTCGCAAGATCATCCATATCGACATGGATGCATTCTACGCATCGGTGGAGCAGCGCGATTTCCCCGAATACCGTGGCAAGCCTATTGCCGTAGGCGGCTCTCCCACCGGTCGCGGCGTGGTGGCTACGGCTAGTTACGAGGCCCGTAAATTCGGAGTGCGTTCGGCAATGCCTTCCCGGCAGGCTGTCCAGCTCTGCCCCCAGATCATCTTCGTCCATCCGAGGTTTGATGTTTACAAAGCTGTTTCCAGAAGCATTCGCGAGATATTTTCCCGCTACACCGACCTGATCGAGCCGCTTTCGCTGGACGAAGCATATCTGGATGTCACCGAAGACAAAATGGGCATCGGGTCGGCGATGGAAATCGCCAGGCGGATCAAGCAATCGATCAGGGAGGAACTGAACCTGACGGCGTCCGCCGGGGTATCCGTTAACAAGTTTGTGGCGAAAATCGCTTCGGACATTAACAAACCGGACGGACTGACATTCATAGGCCCCTCCCGGATAGAGCGTTTTATGGACCAGCTCCCGGTCGAAAAATTTCACGGCGTAGGCAAAGTGACGGCCGATAAAATGAAAGGAATGCAACTGTTTACGGGAGCTGATCTGAAAAAACTGTCGGAAGACGAGCTTGTTAACCTGTTTGGAAAAACAGGCCATTTCTTTTACAGGATCGTGCGCGGCATCGACGAGCGGGAGGTGCAAACCCACCGCGAAACGAAGTCGCTCGGGGCGGAGGACACATTTACCTACGACCTCGATACGCTCGACGAGATGTTCAAAGAGCTCGACCGCATCGGGGTCACGGTGGTTAACCGGCTCAAAAGGAATCAACTGAAAGGCCGGACGGTCACGCTGAAAGTCAAATTCAGCGATTTTACCCAGATCACACGGGCACATTCGTTCCCTCATCCCGTAAGTGACCTCGATACCATTACCGACACTGCGAAGCAATTGCTCGAAAAGCTCGATTTACGCGGGAAACCCGTGCGGCTGCTCGGCATTTCTTTATCGAATTTTCACGAACCGGAAGTCAAATCCCGCAAATACAAAGACCCCGAGCAACTCGAACTGTTCCCGTTCGGGTTATAG